In the Ipomoea triloba cultivar NCNSP0323 chromosome 6, ASM357664v1 genome, one interval contains:
- the LOC116021942 gene encoding cytochrome P450 CYP736A12-like isoform X2 codes for MFLILSSLLPILAGILLWFIARRWTPASSKTHKKLPPGPRGLPIIGNLHMLGNTPHRALNGLSKKYGPIMFLKLGSIPMVVISSPSAAELILKTHDNVFSDRPRLDAVEHITNSSKGMAFAPPYSPEWRKTKKFSIQQLLNSAKIESFAGVRREEVEALLASIKTAASGGEVVDLSEMVGELIEKVTYKMLFGSNEKKYGLKRIVHEAMALIGAFNIADYVSFLKPFDLQGLYKRMKAVRKAMDNVIGEIINKHEEDARNGNKKGNMDFVDMMLFSKTLSSADKLDQENIKSLLFDLILGAIDTSYTWIEWTMAELLRSPRAMRRLQEELEANVGLDRMVEEKDLPKLQYLEMVIKETARLHPPAPLLVPRESMEDIEINGYYIPKRSRVIINAWAIGRNSRHDFVLLPFGYGKRMCPGAKLGLLNVKLIVSHLVHGFNWELPKGKSPSEMDMDEAYGLVTAKSKHLLAIPSYHLLL; via the exons ATGTTCCTCATTCTATCATCTCTTCTACCAATCCTCGCCGGAATCCTCCTGTGGTTCATCGCCCGGAGATGGACTCCGGCATCGTCAAAAACCCACAAGAAGCTTCCACCTGGGCCGCGCGGCCTTCCGATCATCGGAAACCTCCACATGCTAGGCAATACCCCTCACCGTGCCTTAAATGGCCTATCCAAAAAGTACGGTCCCATCATGTTCTTAAAACTAGGCAGCATACCCATGGTGGTGATCTCTTCCCCCTCCGCCGCCGAGCTCATCCTTAAAACTCACGACAACGTTTTCTCCGACCGGCCGAGGCTCGATGCCGTGGAACATATCACCAATAGTTCTAAGGGAATGGCCTTCGCGCCTCCTTATTCTCCCGAGTGGCGAAAAACCAAGAAGTTTTCAATTCAACAACTCCTCAACTCCGCCAAGATTGAGTCTTTTGCCGGCGTTAGGAGAGAGGAAGTTGAGGCTTTGTTAGCGTCTATAAAGACGGCGGCCTCCGGCGGGGAGGTGGTGGATCTTAGTGAGATGGTGGGGGAGTTGATAGAGAAGGTGACTTATAAAATGCTTTTTGGGAGCAACGAGAAGAAGTATGGGTTGAAGCGCATTGTTCACGAGGCTATGGCATTGATAGGAGCCTTCAATATTGCGGATTATGTGTCCTTTCTCAAGCCATTTGATCTTCAG GGACTGTATAAGAGAATGAAGGCAGTTCGAAAAGCCATGGACAACGTAATTGGGGAAATTATAAACAAACATGAAGAAGATGCAAGAAATGGCAATAAAAAGGGCAACATGGATTTCGTAGATATGATGTTATTTTCGAAAACATTATCCTCGGCAGACAAACTTGACCAAGAAAACATTAAATCACTTCTTTTCGATTTAATCCTAGGAGCCATTGATACCTCATACACATGGATCGAATGGACTATGGCTGAACTCCTAAGAAGTCCTAGGGCAATGAGACGTCTACAAGAGGAGCTTGAAGCCAATGTTGGACTCGATAGAATGGTTGAGGAGAAAGACTTGCCTAAATTGCAATATCTAGAGATGGTTATTAAAGAAACAGCCAGGCTCCATCCCCCAGCACCTTTGCTCGTTCCTAGAGAGTCAATGGAGGACATCGAGATAAATGGGTATTACATACCTAAAAGATCACGAGTTATAATAAATGCTTGGGCAATTGGGCGTAATTCAA GGCATGATTTTGTTCTTCTACCATTTGGATATGGGAAGAGAATGTGTCCAGGAGCAAAGTTGGGGCTACTCAATGTTAAATTGATTGTGAGTCATTTGGTTCATGGCTTTAATTGGGAGTTGCCTAAAGGTAAGTCACCTAGTGAGATGGACATGGACGAGGCTTATGGGTTGGTAACTGCAAAATCAAAGCACTTGCTTGCAATTCCATCTTATCACTTACTTCTCTGA
- the LOC116021942 gene encoding cytochrome P450 CYP736A12-like isoform X1, which translates to MFLILSSLLPILAGILLWFIARRWTPASSKTHKKLPPGPRGLPIIGNLHMLGNTPHRALNGLSKKYGPIMFLKLGSIPMVVISSPSAAELILKTHDNVFSDRPRLDAVEHITNSSKGMAFAPPYSPEWRKTKKFSIQQLLNSAKIESFAGVRREEVEALLASIKTAASGGEVVDLSEMVGELIEKVTYKMLFGSNEKKYGLKRIVHEAMALIGAFNIADYVSFLKPFDLQGLYKRMKAVRKAMDNVIGEIINKHEEDARNGNKKGNMDFVDMMLFSKTLSSADKLDQENIKSLLFDLILGAIDTSYTWIEWTMAELLRSPRAMRRLQEELEANVGLDRMVEEKDLPKLQYLEMVIKETARLHPPAPLLVPRESMEDIEINGYYIPKRSRVIINAWAIGRNSSICPNINADDFIPERFIDSDVNIVGHDFVLLPFGYGKRMCPGAKLGLLNVKLIVSHLVHGFNWELPKGKSPSEMDMDEAYGLVTAKSKHLLAIPSYHLLL; encoded by the exons ATGTTCCTCATTCTATCATCTCTTCTACCAATCCTCGCCGGAATCCTCCTGTGGTTCATCGCCCGGAGATGGACTCCGGCATCGTCAAAAACCCACAAGAAGCTTCCACCTGGGCCGCGCGGCCTTCCGATCATCGGAAACCTCCACATGCTAGGCAATACCCCTCACCGTGCCTTAAATGGCCTATCCAAAAAGTACGGTCCCATCATGTTCTTAAAACTAGGCAGCATACCCATGGTGGTGATCTCTTCCCCCTCCGCCGCCGAGCTCATCCTTAAAACTCACGACAACGTTTTCTCCGACCGGCCGAGGCTCGATGCCGTGGAACATATCACCAATAGTTCTAAGGGAATGGCCTTCGCGCCTCCTTATTCTCCCGAGTGGCGAAAAACCAAGAAGTTTTCAATTCAACAACTCCTCAACTCCGCCAAGATTGAGTCTTTTGCCGGCGTTAGGAGAGAGGAAGTTGAGGCTTTGTTAGCGTCTATAAAGACGGCGGCCTCCGGCGGGGAGGTGGTGGATCTTAGTGAGATGGTGGGGGAGTTGATAGAGAAGGTGACTTATAAAATGCTTTTTGGGAGCAACGAGAAGAAGTATGGGTTGAAGCGCATTGTTCACGAGGCTATGGCATTGATAGGAGCCTTCAATATTGCGGATTATGTGTCCTTTCTCAAGCCATTTGATCTTCAG GGACTGTATAAGAGAATGAAGGCAGTTCGAAAAGCCATGGACAACGTAATTGGGGAAATTATAAACAAACATGAAGAAGATGCAAGAAATGGCAATAAAAAGGGCAACATGGATTTCGTAGATATGATGTTATTTTCGAAAACATTATCCTCGGCAGACAAACTTGACCAAGAAAACATTAAATCACTTCTTTTCGATTTAATCCTAGGAGCCATTGATACCTCATACACATGGATCGAATGGACTATGGCTGAACTCCTAAGAAGTCCTAGGGCAATGAGACGTCTACAAGAGGAGCTTGAAGCCAATGTTGGACTCGATAGAATGGTTGAGGAGAAAGACTTGCCTAAATTGCAATATCTAGAGATGGTTATTAAAGAAACAGCCAGGCTCCATCCCCCAGCACCTTTGCTCGTTCCTAGAGAGTCAATGGAGGACATCGAGATAAATGGGTATTACATACCTAAAAGATCACGAGTTATAATAAATGCTTGGGCAATTGGGCGTAATTCAAGTATTTGTCCTAACATTAATGCAGATGATTTCATTCCCGAGAGATTTATTGATAGTGATGTTAATATTGTAGGGCATGATTTTGTTCTTCTACCATTTGGATATGGGAAGAGAATGTGTCCAGGAGCAAAGTTGGGGCTACTCAATGTTAAATTGATTGTGAGTCATTTGGTTCATGGCTTTAATTGGGAGTTGCCTAAAGGTAAGTCACCTAGTGAGATGGACATGGACGAGGCTTATGGGTTGGTAACTGCAAAATCAAAGCACTTGCTTGCAATTCCATCTTATCACTTACTTCTCTGA